A window of the Hordeum vulgare subsp. vulgare chromosome 5H, MorexV3_pseudomolecules_assembly, whole genome shotgun sequence genome harbors these coding sequences:
- the LOC123399048 gene encoding cycloartenol-C-24-methyltransferase 1-like, whose translation MSRTGALHLASGLGGMIGKEQVKSAVEQYEKYHDLHGGEAKSRASKYADVANKYYDLVTSFYEYGWGESFHFANRWEGETLRESIKRYEHYIALQLGLTEGMEVLDVGCGIGGPLREIARFSAASVTGLNNNEYQITRGQELISSAGLSKRCNFVKGDFMDMPFPDDFFDAAYAIEATCHAPDAVGCYKEINRVLRPGQPMAFYEWCMTDRFDPGNPRHADAKAEIELGNGLTDIRTTAQCLQAVKDAGFEVMCAKDVAEDSAVPWYQPLDPNAGASWTSANGFRLSRVGRLVTRAMVKAMERLGVAPEGSVRVSGLMETAGEGLVKGGREGIFTPMFFVLARKKSNLSTQDV comes from the exons ATGTCGAGGACGGGAGCTCTGCATCTAGCTTCAGGCCTGGGAGGGATGATCGGCAAGGAGCAAGTCAAGTCGGCCGTGGAACA GTACGAGAAATACCACGATCTTCACGGAGGGGAAGCCAAATCGAGGGCATCCAAGTACGCTGACGTG GCCAACAAGTACTATGACCTTGTCACCAGCTTCTACGAGTACGGATGGGGCGAGTCGTTCCATTTCGCAAACAG ATGGGAAGGAGAGACCTTGCGTGAGAGCATCAAGCGGTACGAGCACTACATTGCCCTGCAGCTTGGCCTCACTGAGGGGATGGAGGTGTTGGACGTGGGATGCGGCATCGGAGGGCCGCTGAGAGAGATCGCCAGATTCAG CGCCGCTTCGGTGACGGGGTTGAATAACAACGAGTACCAGATCACACGGGGCCAG GAGCTCATCAGTTCAGCTGGCCTGAGCAAACGATGCAACTTTGTCAAG GGGGACTTCATGGACATGCCGTTCCCCGACGACTTCTTCGACGCGGCCTACGCCATCGAGGCCACATGCCACGCCCCTGACGCG GTTGGTTGCTACAAAGAGATCAACCGTGTGCTGCGACCCGGGCAGCCGATGGCGTTCTACGAGTGGTGCATGACGGACAGGTTCGATCCGGGCAACCCCCGGCACGCGGACGCCAAGGCTGAGATCGAGCTCGGCAACGGCCTCACCGACATCCGCACCACCGCGCAATGCCTCCAGGCCGTCAAGGACGCCGGCTTCGAG GTGATGTGCGCCAAGGACGTGGCGGAGGACTCAGCGGTGCCGTGGTACCAGCCGCTGGACCCGAACGCCGGCGCGTCGTGGACGAGCGCCAACGGGTTTCGGCTCAGCCGCGTCGGGCGCCTCGTCACCCGCGCCATGGTGAAGGCCATGGAGCGCCTCGGGGTCGCGCCGGAGGGGAGCGTCAGGGTCTCCGGCCTCATGGAGACCGCCGGCGAGGGCCTCGTCAAGGGCGGCAG GGAAGGGATCTTCACGCCCATGTTCTTTGTGCTGGCTCGGAAAAAATCCAACCTGTCGACTCAGGATGTCTGA